The Pseudomonas fluorescens nucleotide sequence GTGCGGCAGGTCCAGGTGCTTCATCGCCGCCAGGGTGACCACGGCAAAGGCTTCGTTGATCTCGAACAGATCGACTTCGGCCAGGTTCCAGCCGGTGCGTTTGATCAGCTTGTCGATGGCGCCGATCGGCGCGCTGGGGAACAGCGCCGGGGTATCGGCGAACGCGGCATGGCCATGAATCACCGCCAACGGCTTCAGGCCTTGCTTTTCGGCCTGCGAGCGACGCATCAGCACCAGCGCTGCAGCGCCATCGGAAATCGAGCTGGAGTTGGCTGCGGTCACCGTACCGCCATCGCGGAACGCCGGCTTGAGCTGCGCAATCTTGTCCAGGCGCGCCTTGGGCGGCTGCTCGTCGTCGCTGATCAGGCGCTGGGTCTTGCCTTCGGTGACTTCGACCGGAACGATCTCGCTGGCAAAGCTGCCATCCTTGATCGCCTGCTGGGCGCGGGTCAGCGAAGCAATGGCGAAGTCGTCCTGCTGCTGGCGAGTAAAACCGTTGTGCTCGGCGCAGTCTTCGGCAAAGGTGCCCATCAGGCGGCCCTTGTCGTAGGCGTCTTCCAGGCCGTCGAAGAACATGTGGTCGATAATCTTGCCGTGGCCCATGC carries:
- a CDS encoding acetyl-CoA C-acyltransferase, which produces MTLANDPIVIVSAVRTPMGGLQGDLKSLTAPQLGAAAIRAAVERAGVAPDSVEQVLFGCVLPAGLGQAPARQAALGAGLNKGTTCTTLNKMCGSGMQAAIMAHDLLLAGSADVVVAGGMESMSNAPYLLDKARSGYRMGHGKIIDHMFFDGLEDAYDKGRLMGTFAEDCAEHNGFTRQQQDDFAIASLTRAQQAIKDGSFASEIVPVEVTEGKTQRLISDDEQPPKARLDKIAQLKPAFRDGGTVTAANSSSISDGAAALVLMRRSQAEKQGLKPLAVIHGHAAFADTPALFPSAPIGAIDKLIKRTGWNLAEVDLFEINEAFAVVTLAAMKHLDLPHDKVNVHGGACALGHPIGASGARILVTLLAALRQKGLHRGIAAICIGGGEATAMAVECLY